In Ruminococcus sp. HUN007, a genomic segment contains:
- a CDS encoding malic enzyme-like NAD(P)-binding protein, which yields MNYAEESLKKHYEWKGKIEVTCRTPLETTEDLSLAYTPGVAEPCLEIQKDVSKSYELTRRSNLVAVVTDGTAVLGLGDIGPEAGMPVMEGKCALFKAFGDVDAVPLCIRSKEVSDIVNTVKLLAGSFGGVNLEDISAPRCFEIEKELKKCCDIPIFHDDQHGTAVVTLAAMMNALKVVGKKIDEIRVVTSGAGAAGIAIVKLLISMGLKDVVLCDRKGAVYKSRTEDMNPVKEEMAEITNKQMRKGTLKDVIEGADVFIGVSAPGCVTREMVKSMAKDPIIFPMANPTPEIMPEDAIAAGAAVVGTGRSDYPNQINNVLAFPGIFRGALDVCASDINDEMKIAAARAIASFVTDDKLSADYIIPSALDKNVPKAVAEAVAQAARDTGVARK from the coding sequence ATGAATTACGCAGAAGAATCGCTGAAGAAGCATTATGAATGGAAAGGCAAGATCGAAGTCACCTGCCGTACTCCTCTGGAGACAACGGAGGATCTTTCTCTGGCTTATACGCCGGGTGTTGCTGAGCCTTGCCTTGAAATTCAGAAAGATGTAAGTAAAAGCTATGAGCTTACAAGACGTTCAAACCTTGTTGCGGTTGTGACAGACGGAACAGCTGTACTCGGCCTCGGAGATATCGGACCTGAAGCAGGTATGCCGGTTATGGAAGGCAAGTGCGCGCTTTTCAAGGCGTTTGGTGATGTTGATGCCGTACCGCTTTGTATACGTTCAAAGGAAGTAAGCGATATAGTAAATACGGTGAAACTTCTTGCCGGTTCATTCGGAGGTGTAAATCTTGAAGATATTTCAGCTCCGAGATGCTTTGAAATAGAGAAAGAACTGAAAAAATGCTGTGACATTCCGATTTTCCACGACGACCAGCACGGCACAGCTGTTGTTACACTTGCAGCTATGATGAATGCACTTAAGGTTGTCGGCAAGAAAATAGATGAGATAAGAGTCGTTACAAGCGGTGCCGGTGCTGCCGGTATTGCGATAGTAAAGCTCCTTATCTCCATGGGTCTCAAAGACGTTGTGCTCTGTGACAGAAAGGGCGCAGTTTACAAGAGCAGAACTGAAGACATGAATCCTGTCAAGGAGGAAATGGCGGAGATCACTAACAAGCAGATGAGAAAGGGAACTCTTAAGGATGTAATAGAAGGCGCAGATGTTTTCATTGGCGTATCTGCACCAGGCTGCGTTACACGTGAAATGGTCAAGTCGATGGCAAAGGATCCGATCATTTTCCCGATGGCAAATCCTACACCGGAGATCATGCCGGAAGATGCAATTGCTGCCGGAGCAGCCGTAGTCGGAACCGGACGAAGCGATTATCCTAACCAGATAAACAATGTTCTTGCATTCCCGGGCATTTTCCGGGGAGCACTTGATGTATGCGCAAGCGATATCAATGATGAGATGAAGATCGCAGCTGCAAGAGCGATCGCTTCATTTGTTACTGATGATAAACTCAGCGCGGATTACATAATTCCGAGCGCTCTTGACAAGAATGTTCCGAAAGCTGTTGCTGAGGCAGTAGCACAGGCTGCAAGAGATACAGGTGTTGCGCGTAAATAA
- a CDS encoding SprT family zinc-dependent metalloprotease translates to MLNVSSESRVVKTENQSISFILERKKVKNINLRITNDSSIYVSASEDVPVSEIDSFVISRKNYILKHVAEFDCNIAPSSELQYVNGENITLLGRNHRLKIVKSFHESVVCDGVYVQINALRLDYKPRIMEQFTEWIESYSKSVFEEVMQNVYRRFACYDLPFPELKIREMSSRWGSCLPEKETIILNKRLIEAPKFCIEYVLYHEFCHFVYPNHSKKFYSLLQVMLPNWKETKDILEKCVNI, encoded by the coding sequence ATGCTAAATGTTTCATCTGAATCAAGAGTAGTTAAAACGGAAAACCAATCTATTAGTTTTATTCTTGAAAGAAAAAAAGTAAAAAATATAAATCTGCGAATAACCAATGACAGCAGTATTTATGTATCTGCATCTGAAGATGTTCCTGTCAGCGAGATAGATTCTTTTGTTATCAGTCGAAAAAACTATATTCTGAAACACGTTGCTGAATTTGATTGTAACATCGCACCTTCTTCAGAACTTCAGTATGTGAACGGTGAAAATATAACTCTTCTTGGCAGAAATCATCGTCTGAAAATAGTTAAAAGCTTTCACGAATCAGTAGTATGCGATGGTGTATACGTTCAGATTAATGCACTTCGTCTGGATTATAAACCACGCATAATGGAACAATTCACTGAATGGATCGAATCGTACAGCAAATCAGTTTTTGAAGAAGTGATGCAGAATGTATACAGAAGATTTGCTTGTTATGATCTTCCTTTTCCTGAACTGAAAATAAGGGAAATGTCTTCGAGATGGGGGAGCTGTCTTCCAGAGAAAGAAACCATTATACTGAACAAACGACTGATTGAAGCCCCAAAATTCTGTATAGAGTATGTTCTTTATCACGAGTTTTGTCACTTTGTCTATCCGAATCATTCAAAGAAGTTTTATTCATTGCTTCAGGTAATGCTTCCAAACTGGAAAGAAACGAAAGATATTCTCGAGAAATGCGTAAATATTTAG
- a CDS encoding type I restriction endonuclease subunit R — protein MNSSEYLENNISKRPAIDLLIKLGYEYISVEQCDDNRGNHYNVLLRQILKEQLEKINSYDFCGETFKFSEDNINRAVNELDEPLADNLVVSSEKVYNAIMLGKSFPETLPDGRTQEFNMKYIDWENPSNNVFHIAEEFSVHSIDRRNDTRPDIVLFINGIPFAVIECKSPLLSVDRAVEQMIRNQKNDYTPQLFKFAQVVMGTNTNNVKYATTGTAKKFWNVWREEDVSWRDEILESTVIDRTVTQQDKDIVSLLSPERLMEITRYFIVFDANIKKICRHQQFFAIRNIIKTINTFDEYGNRQGGVIWHTQGSGKSLTMVMLAKYILMEMSDCNPRVVIVTDRKDLDKQIASTFAHTRLSPAKASTGKHLIDLINSNKVDVITTVINKFTAAANQKVKLDNNNIFVLVDESHRSNYGTMAAKMRMVFTRGCYLGFTGTPLMKKEKSTVGRFGGSGYIHKYTIKDGVEDKAIVPIIYEGRFIDQKVDEENIDMWFERTTKRLNEREREDLKKKWSSIKRLSSTDARINRIAMDIDVHFTESIKDTGMKAMLAVNFKRDAVRYLEAFELLGNLNCAVVISAPDKREGEDDILSETDNKVIAYWNKMMKQYGNEDKYEDALKDKFIDGEIDILIVCSKLLTGFDAPLCQVLYIDKELKEHALLQAIARTNRICEGKDFGLVVDYRGLIKKLDDAMNMYSGAGLEGFDGSEISGAVIDVMKAVGDLRNAHSQIIDMFSLVRNKTDVNEFSDSLEDEKRRNDFYNRLCDFGKSLSLVVGSEKAYDAVPDDLMKTFKNDFIFFSKLRQVVKLRYSDAVDNKEYEPIMQNLLDRNLSVTGLKKITAPVDILDSQGMEEILSGLSTDRAKADAIRYRLTRSIALKRDENPAFYQKFSEKIEKALEQYRNQIISEAEYLSRMNQIKKDYSEGKVEIQFPSAIQHNSNAQVYYYIISTILNERINAEISDDIKAELSLEIAKIMQENCKVDWESNTEINKKINREFDYVLYCYSDKYEWGMTVETQDAITETIKQSAHGRYGC, from the coding sequence ATGAACAGCAGCGAATACCTTGAAAATAATATCAGCAAACGTCCTGCAATTGATTTACTTATTAAACTTGGTTATGAGTATATTTCAGTCGAACAGTGTGATGACAACCGTGGAAATCATTATAATGTTTTATTGAGACAGATTCTAAAAGAGCAGCTTGAGAAAATAAACAGCTATGATTTCTGCGGAGAAACATTTAAATTCTCTGAAGATAATATCAACAGAGCAGTAAACGAACTGGATGAACCACTTGCAGATAATCTTGTTGTTTCCAGTGAAAAAGTTTATAATGCTATTATGCTTGGAAAGAGTTTTCCGGAAACATTACCTGACGGAAGAACGCAGGAGTTTAATATGAAATACATTGACTGGGAAAACCCGTCCAATAACGTATTTCATATAGCTGAAGAATTTTCTGTACACAGTATTGATCGCAGAAACGATACAAGGCCGGACATAGTTCTTTTTATTAACGGTATACCTTTTGCAGTAATTGAATGTAAAAGTCCTTTGCTTTCTGTTGACAGAGCTGTTGAACAGATGATACGTAATCAGAAAAACGATTATACTCCTCAGCTTTTCAAATTTGCTCAGGTGGTAATGGGTACAAACACAAACAATGTAAAATATGCGACCACGGGAACAGCAAAGAAATTCTGGAATGTGTGGCGTGAAGAAGATGTGTCATGGCGTGATGAAATACTTGAGAGTACAGTAATTGACAGAACAGTTACCCAGCAGGATAAAGACATAGTATCGTTACTGTCTCCTGAAAGACTGATGGAAATAACAAGATATTTCATCGTATTTGATGCGAATATAAAGAAAATCTGTAGACATCAGCAGTTCTTTGCTATACGGAACATAATCAAAACGATCAATACTTTTGATGAATACGGAAACAGGCAGGGTGGTGTTATATGGCATACGCAGGGCAGTGGTAAGTCATTGACCATGGTTATGCTTGCAAAGTATATACTGATGGAGATGTCTGATTGTAATCCAAGAGTAGTTATTGTTACAGACCGTAAAGATCTTGATAAACAAATAGCGAGCACATTTGCGCATACAAGACTTTCTCCAGCAAAAGCATCGACAGGTAAACATCTTATAGATCTTATAAACAGCAATAAGGTTGATGTTATTACAACAGTAATCAATAAATTTACTGCTGCAGCAAATCAGAAAGTAAAACTTGATAATAATAACATTTTCGTGCTTGTAGACGAAAGCCACAGAAGCAATTATGGTACAATGGCTGCCAAAATGAGAATGGTATTTACGCGTGGCTGTTACCTCGGATTTACCGGAACTCCGCTTATGAAAAAAGAAAAATCAACAGTCGGAAGATTCGGTGGTTCTGGCTATATCCATAAATACACAATAAAAGACGGCGTAGAGGATAAAGCTATTGTTCCGATTATCTATGAAGGACGATTCATTGATCAGAAGGTTGATGAAGAAAACATAGATATGTGGTTTGAAAGAACAACCAAAAGATTGAATGAACGTGAGCGGGAAGACCTGAAGAAAAAATGGAGCAGTATAAAGCGCCTTTCGTCTACTGATGCAAGAATAAACAGAATAGCAATGGACATTGATGTTCATTTTACAGAGTCCATAAAGGACACTGGTATGAAAGCTATGCTTGCAGTAAATTTCAAGCGAGATGCTGTAAGATATCTTGAGGCATTTGAACTGCTTGGCAATCTGAACTGTGCTGTTGTTATATCAGCACCGGATAAGCGTGAAGGAGAAGATGATATTCTTTCGGAAACTGATAATAAAGTGATTGCATACTGGAATAAAATGATGAAACAGTATGGCAATGAAGATAAGTATGAAGATGCTTTAAAGGACAAATTCATAGACGGTGAGATTGATATTCTTATAGTCTGCAGCAAACTTCTTACTGGATTTGATGCGCCGTTATGCCAGGTGCTTTATATCGACAAAGAACTGAAGGAACATGCACTTCTACAGGCTATAGCTCGAACCAATCGAATTTGTGAAGGAAAAGATTTCGGCCTTGTCGTTGATTATCGCGGTCTTATTAAGAAGCTCGATGATGCAATGAATATGTACAGTGGTGCAGGACTTGAAGGATTCGACGGTTCTGAGATCAGCGGAGCTGTAATTGATGTAATGAAAGCAGTTGGTGATTTAAGAAATGCGCATTCACAAATCATTGATATGTTTTCTTTAGTTAGAAATAAAACTGATGTTAATGAATTCAGTGATAGTCTTGAAGATGAAAAAAGAAGAAATGATTTTTATAATCGTCTTTGTGATTTTGGCAAATCGCTTTCGTTAGTAGTTGGTTCGGAGAAGGCATATGACGCTGTTCCGGATGATTTAATGAAGACATTTAAGAATGATTTTATATTCTTTTCCAAACTCAGGCAAGTTGTTAAACTTAGATATTCGGATGCAGTAGATAATAAGGAATATGAACCTATTATGCAGAATCTTTTAGACAGAAACCTTTCTGTTACTGGTCTTAAGAAAATAACCGCTCCGGTAGATATACTCGACTCTCAGGGAATGGAAGAGATACTTAGCGGGCTCAGTACAGACAGAGCAAAAGCTGATGCTATACGATACAGGCTTACCAGAAGTATTGCTTTGAAGCGTGATGAAAATCCTGCATTTTATCAGAAGTTCTCTGAAAAGATAGAGAAGGCGCTTGAACAATATCGAAATCAGATTATAAGCGAAGCTGAATATCTTTCAAGAATGAATCAAATTAAAAAAGATTATTCAGAAGGTAAAGTGGAAATACAGTTTCCTTCAGCTATTCAGCATAATTCTAATGCTCAGGTATATTACTACATAATTTCGACTATACTTAATGAAAGGATTAATGCTGAAATCTCTGACGATATAAAAGCAGAACTTTCACTTGAAATCGCAAAGATAATGCAGGAAAACTGTAAGGTTGACTGGGAAAGCAACACTGAAATTAATAAGAAAATTAATCGCGAATTTGATTATGTACTTTATTGTTACAGTGACAAATACGAATGGGGCATGACAGTTGAGACGCAGGATGCGATTACGGAAACGATTAAGCAGTCAGCGCACGGGAGGTACGGATGCTAA
- a CDS encoding IS1380 family transposase, whose amino-acid sequence MNSISDFSFKFNSSVKFNFDGGDLTSDSGALLIEEFMHVTGIKKLFQLFKTKDSAVRFHTDADNLHQAISQIFLSYYNDYDANELAHEHVLTTSLNKDRIASQSSMSRFFSRADGTTIKQLNCILTELRRIAYAIKRPEFIVFDLDSTLLDTYGNQEGTAFNFHYQNVGYHPLLCYDALTKDLIGAELREGSKYCSKDAADFLEPIFKEYTESYPDMNCMLRGDSGFAAPEIYDLCEKYGISYVIRLKENNVLRQLAEAKLKDLKTAVDLNSLDYACTYGEFEYQASSWKHPRRVVFKIEKPYGQMIYMYTFVVTSMKSEAQQLINAYCKRGAMENFIKEGKNEFGFRHVSSKSMTVNANRFLIHALAYNIFNLFRRFALSKRLRNCNANTIRMAIFKVAGKIVCKSRYKYFKFCSNCVHKSDIIETYINIQQLYVQLNE is encoded by the coding sequence ATTAATAGTATAAGCGATTTTTCATTTAAATTCAATAGTTCTGTGAAATTTAATTTCGATGGTGGCGATTTAACGTCAGATTCCGGTGCCCTTTTGATAGAAGAATTCATGCATGTAACAGGTATAAAAAAGCTGTTTCAGCTGTTTAAAACAAAAGATTCCGCTGTTAGATTTCACACTGACGCAGATAATCTTCATCAGGCAATTTCACAGATTTTTCTTTCATACTACAACGATTACGATGCTAATGAGCTTGCTCATGAACATGTTCTCACAACTTCCCTAAACAAGGATCGCATTGCTTCACAGTCATCAATGTCAAGATTTTTCAGCCGCGCAGATGGAACTACAATCAAGCAGCTTAACTGTATACTGACTGAGTTAAGAAGAATAGCTTATGCAATTAAAAGACCTGAATTCATAGTCTTTGACTTGGATTCAACATTGCTTGATACTTATGGGAATCAGGAAGGCACAGCCTTCAACTTTCATTATCAGAACGTTGGATATCATCCATTACTATGCTATGATGCATTAACCAAAGACCTCATTGGAGCTGAATTACGCGAAGGATCAAAATACTGCAGTAAAGATGCTGCAGATTTTCTTGAACCAATATTCAAAGAGTATACTGAATCATATCCTGATATGAACTGTATGCTCAGAGGAGACAGCGGTTTTGCCGCTCCGGAAATATATGATCTTTGTGAAAAGTATGGTATCAGCTATGTAATCAGGCTGAAGGAAAATAATGTACTCAGACAGCTCGCAGAAGCTAAACTTAAAGATTTGAAAACAGCTGTAGATTTGAATTCGCTTGACTATGCATGTACATACGGAGAATTCGAATATCAGGCTTCCTCGTGGAAACACCCGAGACGTGTTGTTTTCAAAATTGAAAAACCATACGGCCAGATGATTTACATGTACACCTTTGTTGTTACTTCAATGAAAAGCGAAGCGCAGCAGCTCATCAATGCATACTGTAAACGCGGTGCTATGGAAAACTTCATCAAGGAAGGTAAGAACGAATTTGGATTCCGACATGTCAGCAGTAAGTCGATGACTGTAAACGCTAACCGATTTCTTATCCATGCGCTTGCATACAACATCTTCAATCTGTTTAGAAGATTTGCCTTGAGTAAAAGACTTAGAAACTGTAATGCCAATACTATACGTATGGCTATATTCAAAGTAGCAGGAAAAATTGTATGCAAGTCCAGATACAAATACTTTAAGTTCTGCAGCAATTGCGTACACAAGAGCGATATTATAGAAACGTATATCAATATTCAACAGCTTTATGTACAGCTGAATGAATAG